The Afifella aestuarii DNA segment GATGTTTGACGGCATCGTTGCACTTGCACGAGCGTGCATGGAGCGCGGAATGATCGCGCACCAGCAGCGAGCCGCGCTGCGTTTCCAGAATGCCTTCCGCCTTGAAGGTCTGCATGACGCGGCTCGTATAGGAGCGACCGACGCCGAGCATGCGGGCGAGCTGCTCATGCGTCAGCGGAACGATGTGGTCGCCTGTCCGCTCCATCGTCGCGACGATCCATTTCGCCGCCCGCTGGTCGACGGAATGAATGGCATTGCAGGTGATCGATTGCAGCATCTGTGCGACCAGGCAATCGGCGTAGCGCGCAAAGAGGTGCCGCACCGCCCGCGATTGCTGCTTCGCCGCCTCGAGCTCCGAGAGCTTCAGGGCGACGAACGGGCCTTCGAATTTGACGATGATGCGGGAAAATGCGGGGAGACGGCCGGCGCTGACAATGCCGCCGACGGCGCCTTCGCGGCCGATCAGAATGGTCTCGGTGTCTTCGCCGTCCTCGTTGGCGACGAGAAACGAGGCGAGCGCCGGTCCGCACGGAAAGTAGACGATGTCGACGTTATCGCCCGGATTGTACATGACATGGTCGCTGTTGCGGTGCAGCAGCTGGAAATGCGGTGCGAGAAGGGCGTAATCTTCGTCCTTCAGCACCTTCAGGAGATTGTTGAGGGGGCGCGTCTCCGCCGAAGTCTCCCGGGCCGGATCGTGTAACATTGGCGCTCGTCCCGCGCGTGTCTCAGTTTCCCGGTTTTATGTGTGGTAGTGAACACAGCGCAACCCATGATGTGTGGCGATTGTGCCGCACTCCGTCGCATCTGGAGGCGAGCTTGTTGCCTCTTTGCAGAGCGCTGTCACCCCCGCAGGACGCCCGGGAGGATGAGTAAACCCCGCAAAAGGCCGGTTTTTCGAGCCCTTTGCGGGTAAATAGGTATCCTTGCCCTGCCTTGTGTTCACAAGTGAACAGACAGCGGGGCGGAGTTCGTGCTTGCTAGCGGCCCAGAGCTGGCCGAATTCGTGCGTCAGATTCGCTCCGCCCACCGCATCTGGGCGTAACAGCCAGTGGCACGTGATGCGGTTGCACCCGACTGTTCGTTAGGAAATTCTTTCATTGAGGTCTGTCCGCGCTCTTCTGCACGCCGCTACGGCCGAGCTTCATGCCGAGGTCGAAGCGCGTCTCAATCCGATGCTCGTTCAAGGCGAGACGGGGTATGCTTCGTTTCTGCGCGCGAATGCGGCCGCGATCCTCCCCGTCGAAGAGACGCTGGAGATTGCCGGCATCGAGGCGCTGCTTCCAGACTGGGACGAACGCCGGCGGAGTGCGGTGCTTCTCGACGACATCCAAATTCTTGGGGCGGAGCGCCCGCAACCCGTTTCTGCGCCTGAAATGCACGGCGAAGCCTTCATGCTGGGGGCGGTCTATGTGCTGGAAGGCTCGCGCCTCGGCGCGAAGATCCTGACACGAGACATCCTCGCCGAGGCGGGCCCGCGGATGAAGGTGGCCTCACGGTTTCTTCGTCACGGCGAAGGCCGGAAATTGTGGCCGAGCTTCGTCGAAAGACTGGAGGAATCGGCCGCCGTGCACGACGCGCCGGACGAGGCTGTGAAGGGCGCCGAAGCCGTCTTCGCGCTTTTCGATGCGGCAGCAGAGAGCGTTGCAAAGGCCGACCGAGTGCTCGCCCATGTCTGATCCGACCCAATTCGAAGTCGATCTTACGAATTGCGATCGCGAGCCGATCCATCTTCTCGGGGCGGTACAGCCGTTCGGATTCCTCGTGGCTGTGTCGCGCTCGAGCTGGGTGGTGACGCGCGTCTCGCGCAACGCGGCGGAGTGGCTCGGACGTCTGGGCGAGGAGCTCGTCGGTCTGCCGATCGACCAGGTCTTTCTCGGGCAGGCCGTGCACACGATCCGCAACAATCTGCAGGGCGCGGTGATGGGCGAGACAGTGGCGCGCGCCTTCGGCGTGACAGTCACGGAAGCTGGCCTCGTCTGCGACATGGCGGTGCATCTCTCCGGCGACGAGGTGGTCGTGGAGTGCGAACGCTCCGTGGCCGAGCCCGCCGCCAATGCAGCCGCCATGGTGCGGGGCATGGTGGCGCGACTGCAGCGCACCGAGGATCTGAGGAATTTCTACCGCATCGCCGCGCGCGAAATGCAGGCTCTGACCGGCTTCGATCGGGTGATGATCTACCGTTTCGATCATGACGGGTCGGGCGAGGTGATCGCGGAATCGGCGCGCTCCGGCATCGGCTCGTTTCTCGGGCTGCACTATCCCTCGACCGATATCCCGCGCCAGGCGCGCATTCTCTACGAGAAGAACTGGCTGCGGATCATCCCGGATATCTCGGCGGAGCCGTCGCCCGTCGAGCCGGCGCTCGACCGCAACGGTGAGCCACTCGATCTGTCGATGAGCATTCTGCGCAGCGTGTCGCCCATTCATATCGAATATCTGCAGAATATGGGCGTCGATGCCTCCATGTCGGTGTCGATCCTGCGCGAAGGCCGTCTGTGGGGTTTGTTCGCCTGCCATCATTACGCGCCGCATCACGTCACCTTCGAGCGGCGGACGGCGGCGGAACTCTTCGGTCAGATGTTCTCGCTTCTGGTGGAAAACCGCGAGCGCCAGACCGAAGCCGAATATGAGGAGCGCTCCAGCAAGCTGCACAATCAGCTCGTCGCCGTGATGGCGACCGAAGCGACGCGGTTTGAGAGCATCGTCGACCATCTCGACGAGATCGCCGACCTTCTCGTCTGCGACGGCATCGGCCTGTGGGTGGAGGGGCGCGCCACGTTGCGGGGCCTGACCCCAAATGAAGACGACTTTGCCGGGCTTGCGGGGTATCTGCGCGACAGGGGCGTGAACGCGGTGTGCGCCGAGCACGAGATCGGGGCGAAATACGAACCCGCACGGCGCTTCTCAGATCGTGCCGCCGGCATGCTCGTCGTGCCCCTGTCTCGGCAGCCGGGCGATTATCTCGTCTTCTTCCGCAAGGAGGTGACGCGCAGCGTCAATTGGGCGGGAAATCCCGAAAAACCGGTGAGCGTCGGACCGCTCGGGGCGCGGCTCACGCCGCGCAAGAGCTTCGAGATGTGGAAGGAGACGGTGAGCGGACAGTCGATGCCGTGGTCGCCGGTGGAGGAGCGGATCGCCGAGGGCCTGCGCGTCAGCCTTCTGGAAGTCATCCTCCAATTGTCCAATCTGACGGAAGCGGAGCGCCGCCGCGCGCAGGAGCGGCAAAAGCTCCTCATCGCCGAACTCAACCATCGCGTCCGCAATATCCTGAGCCTCATTCGCGGCGTCATCAACCAGAGCAAGGACGCGACCAGCATCGAAGCCTTTACGGAAGTCGTCGGTGGACGCATCCAGGCTTTGGCGCGTGCGCATGACCAGATCACCTCGGACGATTGGAGCCCGGCTTCATTCCGCAATCTGGTGACGACGGAGGCGGGCGCTTATCTGGGCGGCAAGGCCGACCGGGTCGTGCTGACCGGCTCCGACGTGCTCGTGCAGCCGGAGGCGTTTACGACCGTCGCTCTCGTCATCCACGAGCTCATCACCAATTCGGCGAAATATGGCGCGCTGTCGGACAGCCGCGGCCAGATCGACATCATGACCGATTTCGATACGTTCGGCCGGCTCGTCATCGATTGGGGCGAGCGCGGCGGCCCACCGGTCAAGCCGCCGAGACGCTACGGCTTCGGCTCCACGGTGATCGAGCAGTCGATCGTGCACGACCTCGGCGGCGAGGCGAAAGTCGATTACGAACTGACGGGGCTCAAGGCGCGCTTCGTCATTCCGCCCAAACATTTTCAACGCAGCGAGATCGTCGTGGACACAGTGAAAGAGGCCGTCAGGGCCAACGAGGGGGAGATCGCCCTTCCGACGGACGTTCTCGTCGTCGAAGACAACATGATCATCGCGCTCGACACCGAACAGATGCTTCTGTCGCTCGGTGTCGGAAATGTCCGCACCGCGAGCGGCGTGAGGGATGCGCTGAAGGAGATCGAGCGTCAGGCGCCGGAATTCGCGCTTCTCGACGTCAATCTCGGCGCGGAGACGAGCCTCGAAATCGCCGAGCGGCTGGCGGAGATGGGTGTGCCCTTTGCATTCGCGACCGGCTACGGCGAGCAGGCGGCACTGCCCGCGCCTTTCGACGTCACGCACAAAGTGCGCAAGCCTTACAGCGCGCAGTTGCTGCAGGAGGCGATGGTCGGCGCCGAGCGGGCCTAGCCCGAGTGCTCTACGAGGTCGCCTGGAAGGCCTCGTCGAAGACGATCTCGCCGGCGGGCAGAGTGTCGGTGAAGGGAAGAGCGAGCAGGTTTTCCGGCGGCACGCCCGGAATTTGAAGCTGCGGCAGATTTTCGAAGCCGAAGCGCTCGTAATAAGCCGGATCGCCGACGAGCAGGCAGCCCTTGCTGCCGAGCGCGCGCAGCTTCGTCAGGCCAACTTCCATCAGCACCGAGCCGACGCCCTTCTTCTGCACCTCCGGAAGGACGGCGATGGGACCGAGCCCGTGCCAGCCAGTTGTCACCTGACCGTCGCTGCCGGTGATGGTGACGGGCGAGAAGGCGGCCTGGCCGAGGATGCGGCCATCGGCTTCCGCGACGAGGGCGATCGTCGCCATGCCGCGCGTCCATAGAGCGTCGATGATGAAGGCTTCGGTGCCCGCCGCGTACGGCTTATGAAGGAAGGCCTGTCGCACCACTTCCTTGACGGCGGTGCGGTCGGCCTCGTTTTGATCCCGGATCTGCAGCTCGCTCATCGTCCTCATCCGCCAGTCCGCGTTCGGGGCAGATAAAGGCAATTATTTCAAGGCGCAAGCGAGGCGCGAGGCCGCGGGAGAGAGGTTTGGAGGGAGCGCCCTCAGGCGCTCCCTCCCTGCGGGTGTCAGCCTGCGATCATGGCTTGCAGGCGCTTCAGCCCCTCGCGGGCGAAATCGAGGATGGCGGGGTCGACGAGACGACCGTCGCGCACCTTGTCTCCGACATTGCCGATGACGATCTGCGGCCCGCCGACGAGCCGACATTCGGCGGCGTGGAGCGTCTCGTTGAGCTGCGCCTGCGCCCTGACGCCGCCCGTGAAGGCGGGTGAGGCAGAGACGACCAGAACCGCCTTGCCCATGAGAGAGGACGATCCGCGCGGGCGGGAGGCCCAATCGAGGGCGTTCTTCAAGACGCCCGGAATGCCGTGATTGTATTCTGGCGTGGCGATGACGAGGCCATCGCTTGCCGCGACCGCCTCACGGAATTCGCGCACCGCCTCCGGTGCGTCGTCGCCATCGAGATCGGCATTGTAGAGCGGCAGATCGACATGGCCGATCTGAAGTTCGACCGTGCCATCATTGTCTGCCGCGAGGCCCTGCAGAACGGCGCGGGAGTAGCTCTCGCGGCGAAGGCTCCCGGGCAGTCCGAGGAGTTTCGTTTTCGTGGCTGACATCGTTCAGGCCTGCGGCATGGCCGGGCCGGTGCCGGCACCGGTCGTTTCGATGGCCTTGGCGATGTCAGCGAGATCGTCTTTGGTCAGCTCGAGCGTTGCCGCATCGATCCAGCCATCGACCTGACCCGGATTGCGGGCGCCGACGATGGCCCCGGTGACGCCCGGCCAGGCGAGCGTCCAGGCAACGGCGACGGCCGGCACCGTGGTGCCGTGCTTGTCCGCGATCGGCTTCAGGCTGTCGGCAAGCGCCAGGTTCTTTTCAAGCTTTTCGCCAGTGTAGTCGGGGTTTCTGGAGCGCCAATCGTCTGCCGGCAGGGCCCGCGCGCGCTCGACACTGAAGCGACCGCTCAAGAGACCCGACTGCATCGGCGAATAGACGATGACGCCCGTCTCATGTGCAT contains these protein-coding regions:
- a CDS encoding Crp/Fnr family transcriptional regulator, translated to MLHDPARETSAETRPLNNLLKVLKDEDYALLAPHFQLLHRNSDHVMYNPGDNVDIVYFPCGPALASFLVANEDGEDTETILIGREGAVGGIVSAGRLPAFSRIIVKFEGPFVALKLSELEAAKQQSRAVRHLFARYADCLVAQMLQSITCNAIHSVDQRAAKWIVATMERTGDHIVPLTHEQLARMLGVGRSYTSRVMQTFKAEGILETQRGSLLVRDHSALHARSCKCNDAVKHHFDAVLKDVYPEPDQEAN
- a CDS encoding GNAT family N-acetyltransferase yields the protein MSELQIRDQNEADRTAVKEVVRQAFLHKPYAAGTEAFIIDALWTRGMATIALVAEADGRILGQAAFSPVTITGSDGQVTTGWHGLGPIAVLPEVQKKGVGSVLMEVGLTKLRALGSKGCLLVGDPAYYERFGFENLPQLQIPGVPPENLLALPFTDTLPAGEIVFDEAFQATS
- a CDS encoding NADPH-dependent FMN reductase; translated protein: MSATKTKLLGLPGSLRRESYSRAVLQGLAADNDGTVELQIGHVDLPLYNADLDGDDAPEAVREFREAVAASDGLVIATPEYNHGIPGVLKNALDWASRPRGSSSLMGKAVLVVSASPAFTGGVRAQAQLNETLHAAECRLVGGPQIVIGNVGDKVRDGRLVDPAILDFAREGLKRLQAMIAG
- a CDS encoding HWE histidine kinase domain-containing protein — its product is MSDPTQFEVDLTNCDREPIHLLGAVQPFGFLVAVSRSSWVVTRVSRNAAEWLGRLGEELVGLPIDQVFLGQAVHTIRNNLQGAVMGETVARAFGVTVTEAGLVCDMAVHLSGDEVVVECERSVAEPAANAAAMVRGMVARLQRTEDLRNFYRIAAREMQALTGFDRVMIYRFDHDGSGEVIAESARSGIGSFLGLHYPSTDIPRQARILYEKNWLRIIPDISAEPSPVEPALDRNGEPLDLSMSILRSVSPIHIEYLQNMGVDASMSVSILREGRLWGLFACHHYAPHHVTFERRTAAELFGQMFSLLVENRERQTEAEYEERSSKLHNQLVAVMATEATRFESIVDHLDEIADLLVCDGIGLWVEGRATLRGLTPNEDDFAGLAGYLRDRGVNAVCAEHEIGAKYEPARRFSDRAAGMLVVPLSRQPGDYLVFFRKEVTRSVNWAGNPEKPVSVGPLGARLTPRKSFEMWKETVSGQSMPWSPVEERIAEGLRVSLLEVILQLSNLTEAERRRAQERQKLLIAELNHRVRNILSLIRGVINQSKDATSIEAFTEVVGGRIQALARAHDQITSDDWSPASFRNLVTTEAGAYLGGKADRVVLTGSDVLVQPEAFTTVALVIHELITNSAKYGALSDSRGQIDIMTDFDTFGRLVIDWGERGGPPVKPPRRYGFGSTVIEQSIVHDLGGEAKVDYELTGLKARFVIPPKHFQRSEIVVDTVKEAVRANEGEIALPTDVLVVEDNMIIALDTEQMLLSLGVGNVRTASGVRDALKEIERQAPEFALLDVNLGAETSLEIAERLAEMGVPFAFATGYGEQAALPAPFDVTHKVRKPYSAQLLQEAMVGAERA
- a CDS encoding biliverdin-producing heme oxygenase → MRSVRALLHAATAELHAEVEARLNPMLVQGETGYASFLRANAAAILPVEETLEIAGIEALLPDWDERRRSAVLLDDIQILGAERPQPVSAPEMHGEAFMLGAVYVLEGSRLGAKILTRDILAEAGPRMKVASRFLRHGEGRKLWPSFVERLEESAAVHDAPDEAVKGAEAVFALFDAAAESVAKADRVLAHV